A genomic segment from Eulemur rufifrons isolate Redbay chromosome 19, OSU_ERuf_1, whole genome shotgun sequence encodes:
- the LOC138399937 gene encoding intraflagellar transport protein 20 homolog encodes MAKDILGEAGLHFEELNKLRVLDPEVTQQTIELKEECKDFVDKIGQFQKIVGGLIELVEQLAKAPENEKVKAIGARNLLKSVAEQREAQQQQLQALIAEKKMQLERNELKISLLW; translated from the exons ATGGCCAAGGACATCCTGGGTGAAGCAGGGCTGCACTTTGAAGAGCTGAACAAGCTGCGGGTGTTGGACCCAGAGGTCACCCAGCAGACCATAGAGCTCAAGGAAGAGTGCAAGGACTTTGTGGACAAAATTGGCCAGTTTCAGAAAATAGTTGGTGGTTTAATTGAGCTTGTTGAACAACTTGCAAAAGCACCAGAAAATGAGAAGGTGAAGGCCATCGGTGCTCGGAACTTGCTCAAATCTGTAGCAGAGCAGAGAGAAGCCCAGCAGCAGCAACTTCAAGCACTAATAGCAGAGAAGAAAATGCAGCTAGAAAG aaatgaactGAAAATTTCACTTTTATGGTAG